TGCGCGAGCACACCGATCTGCCGGAAGACATGATCCGCGATCTGGTGCTGATGAAGCTGCACGCGGTCGGTCTGCGCGGCGCGCACAAGCTGATGCCGAACGAGCTGTCGGGCGGCATGTCGCGCCGGGTGGCGCTGGCGCGCGCGGTGGCGCTGGATCCGATGCTCATCATGTACGACGAGCCTTTCGCCGGTCTCGATCCGATTTCGCTGGCGGTGGTCGGGCAGCTCATCCGCAAGCTCAACGATGCGCTCGGTGCAAGTTCCATCATGGTGACGCACGACGTGCACGAATCGCTGGAAATCGTCGATTACATCTACTTCCTGTCCGGCGGCAAGGTGGTCGCACAAGGCACGCCGGACGAAATCCGCGCCTCGACCGACCCCTTCGTGAAGCAGTTCGTCAATGCCGAAACCGACGGGCCGCTGCCTTTCCACTATCCGACCGACGACTACCGCAAGGCCTTGATGGAGGTCCGTTCATGATCGCGCGTGTCTTCCGCGCCATGGGCGCCCGCACCGTCGATGGCATCTGGCGACTCGGTTTTGCCACCCGCTTCTTCTTCGCCATCCTGCTGCGCTCCGGCACCTCGTTCGCGCGCTTTCAGCTGACGATACGCGAGGTGTTTTCCACCGGCGTGCTGTCGCTGATCATCATTCTGGTGTCCGGCTTCTTCGTCGGCCTGGTGCTCGGCCTGCAGGGCTACGAAACGCTGCAGCGCTACGGTTCCAGCGAGGCGCTGGGCATTCTGGTCGCACTGTCGCTGGTACGCGAACTGGGTCCGGTAGTCGCCGGCCTGCTGTTCGCCAGTCGCGCCGGCTCGGCGCTGACTGCCGAAATCGGCCTGATGAAGACGACCGAGCAGCTGAAGGCGATGGACATGATGGCGGTTGACCCGATCGCCCGCGTCGTCGCGCCGCGCTTCTGGGGTGGCGTCATTTCGATGCCGCTGCTGGCCGCCCTGTTCTCGACCATGGGCGTGTTCGGTGCCTGGTTCATCGGCGTCGTGTTCATCGGCGTCGACGACGGCGCTTTCTGGTCACAGATGCAGGCGTCGGTCGATTTCCGATACGACATCGTGAACGGCGTCATCAAGAGCGTCGTTTTCGGCTTCGCGGTCGCGCTGATCGCGGTTTTCGAAGGTTATGACTCGGCGCCCACCGCCGAGGGCGTGTCGCGGGCGATCACCCGTACCGTCGTCAATTCGGCGCTGGCCATTCTGGCGCTGGACTTTGTGCTGACCTCCTTCATGTTCAGGGGCAATGGATGAACCGTACCGTTCTCGACCTGTGGGTCGGTGTTTTTGTCGCCGTCGGCGTGGCTGCAGTGTTGTTTCTGGCACTAAAGGTCGGCAACCTTGCGTCCGCTAACATCGGGGAGACATACAGGCTGCAAGCCAACTTTGATAACATCGGCGGCCTGAAACCGCGTGCGCCCGTCAAAAGCTCGGGCGTCGTGGTGGGCCGGGTGACGGAAATCACTTTTGACCCGAATCTGTATGTCGCCGTGGTGAAAATGGATGTGGACAAGCGCTACAGTTTCCCGCGCGACACCTTCGCAACCATTCTGACCTCGGGTTTGCTGGGTGAGCAGTACATCGGTTTCGAAGTCGGTGGCGACACCGAAATGCTTCAGGCCGGTGCCACCATCACCAAGACGCAGTCTGCAGTGGTGCTTGAAAAGCTGATCAGCCAGTTCATGTTCAACAAGGCTGCCGAGAGCCCGACCGCTCCCGAGCAGTGACGTACCGAATGCATAGCCGGGAAGCCCGACAGATGACCAAAACCAACAAGCAGTCGAATCTCAACATCCGCTCGGTGCTTGCCGCCACCGCTGCAGCCGTGCTGTTCACCGGCTGTGCGACCTCGGGCAATCCCAAGGATCCGATCGAAGGCTACAACCGCGCGATGTTCTCGTTCAACGAGACGGTCGACAAGGCGGTGATCAAGCCGGTCGCCCAAGGCTACGACTTCGTGATGCCGGATCCGGTGCAGACCGGCGTCTCCAATTTCTTCGCCAACATCGCCGACCTGTGGACGGGCGTAAACAACCTGCTGCAGGGCAAGCCGGTCGATGCGCTCTCGGACGCTGGCCGCGTGCTGGTCAACTCGACCCTGGGCATTCTCGGCCTGTTCGACGTCGCGACGCCGATGGGCCTCGAAAAGCACGAGGAAGATTTCGGTCAGACCCTCGGCCGCTGGGGTGTCGGCGACGGCGCCTACGTCGTGCTGCCGATTCTCGGCCCGCGCACCGTGCGTGATACCTTCGGTCTTGCTGCAGACATCTATGTCGACCCGGTGCGTGACGCCGATGCTCATCGCGGCTACCGCAACACCGCCATCGCGCTGCGCGCCATCGACACCCGCGCCAACCTGCTGAAGGCAGAGGATGCGCTCGAAGCGGCGGCCATCGACAAGTACGCTTATGTGCGCGACGCCTATCTGCAGCATCGCCGCAGTGCCATCCATGACGGCAACCCGCCGCGCGAAGCCGATGACTCGGCGTCGCTGCCCAGCGAGAACCTTCTGACGATGGAACCGCTCGAATCGACATGGACGATGATGCTTGTCGGCGCGCCGGAGAAGTCGGACGTTGATGCAGCGAATGCGTCCGAGCCGGCCACCGAACCGGTGGACACCGCAGCCGTCTCGTTCTGATCGGCAAGCCCGGCGCCACGCCGGGCAGCGCGGTCATCACGGCCTGTCGCGTTCCGACAGGCCTCTTTCTTTTCCGGGAGCACATATGTTCAAGCGCTTTGTTCAATTACTGATGGTTGCCTTCGCCGCAAGTGCGGTCGCGCAGGCAAACGTGCTGAAGGCGCCGGACGTGCTGGTCAAGGAAGTGACCGAGGATGTCCTGACCACGCTGCGCACCGATCCGTCGATCAAGGCCGGCGATACGGCCAAGACGGCGGAACTGGTCGAAACCCGCGTGCTGCCGCATTTCAATTTCACGCGCATGACGGCGCTGGCGCTCGGCAAGGAGTGGCGCGCGACGACGCCCGAGCAGAAGAAGGTGCTGACCGAAGAGTTCCGCACCCTGCTGGTGCGTACCTATTCGAACGCGCTGACCAGCTACCGCAACCAGACCGTCGATTACCGCCCGTTCAAGATGGGCGCCGCCGACACCGACGTGACGGTGCGCACGCAGATCAACCAGCCGGGCGGTCGCCCGATTCCGCTCGACTACGCGCTGGAGAAGAAGGAAGAGGGCTGGAAGGTGTACGACGTGATGGTGTCGGGCGTCAGCCTGGTGACCAACTACCGCGAAACCTTTGCCGCAGAGATACGTGCCGGCGGTGTCGATGGTCTGGTCAAGACGCTGCGCGCCAAGAACGCATCGACCGCACCGGCTCCGTTGCCTGCGCCGGCTGCGGCGGCCAAATGATCGCGCTCGACAACGGCGTGCTGCGCGTCAGCGGCACGATGCGACTGCCCGAGGCGATGGCGCTGCGCGACGCCGGTCTGGCGCTGCTGCCTTCGGCAAAGTCGATCGACCTGTCGGCAGTCGAGGACGTCGATTCGTCGGCCATCGCCGTGCTGCTCGCGTGGGAACGTGCGAGCGGCGGCAGCGATGGCCCGCTGCCGGTCACGGGGGCACCGGCCGGACTGACCAGCCTGGCCCGACTGTACGAGGTGTCGTCCTACTGCGGACTGGACGCCGACGACGCGACCGCTCGCTGATGTGTGCTTCTTCCGGCCTCCTGTGGGGGCCGGTACTGCAGTTCTTTCATGTCTGATTCCACCGCTGCCTTGCTGATCGAGGGCGTCTGCAAGCGATTCGGTTCGCTGCAGGCGCTCGACAACGTTACGCTCGAAGTGAAGCAGGGCGAGTTCTTCGGCCTGCTCGGGCCGAACGGCG
The window above is part of the Methyloversatilis discipulorum genome. Proteins encoded here:
- a CDS encoding ABC transporter ATP-binding protein translates to MSASPPAEDILVDLSSVDFAYDKRPILTGINLRIPRGKLVAIMGGSGCGKTTLLRLIGGQLKPTAGRIQVAEHDLAKLSRRDMYALRRRMGMLFQFGALFTDLTVFDNVAFPLREHTDLPEDMIRDLVLMKLHAVGLRGAHKLMPNELSGGMSRRVALARAVALDPMLIMYDEPFAGLDPISLAVVGQLIRKLNDALGASSIMVTHDVHESLEIVDYIYFLSGGKVVAQGTPDEIRASTDPFVKQFVNAETDGPLPFHYPTDDYRKALMEVRS
- the mlaE gene encoding lipid asymmetry maintenance ABC transporter permease subunit MlaE, whose amino-acid sequence is MIARVFRAMGARTVDGIWRLGFATRFFFAILLRSGTSFARFQLTIREVFSTGVLSLIIILVSGFFVGLVLGLQGYETLQRYGSSEALGILVALSLVRELGPVVAGLLFASRAGSALTAEIGLMKTTEQLKAMDMMAVDPIARVVAPRFWGGVISMPLLAALFSTMGVFGAWFIGVVFIGVDDGAFWSQMQASVDFRYDIVNGVIKSVVFGFAVALIAVFEGYDSAPTAEGVSRAITRTVVNSALAILALDFVLTSFMFRGNG
- the mlaD gene encoding outer membrane lipid asymmetry maintenance protein MlaD, with amino-acid sequence MNRTVLDLWVGVFVAVGVAAVLFLALKVGNLASANIGETYRLQANFDNIGGLKPRAPVKSSGVVVGRVTEITFDPNLYVAVVKMDVDKRYSFPRDTFATILTSGLLGEQYIGFEVGGDTEMLQAGATITKTQSAVVLEKLISQFMFNKAAESPTAPEQ
- a CDS encoding VacJ family lipoprotein; this encodes MTKTNKQSNLNIRSVLAATAAAVLFTGCATSGNPKDPIEGYNRAMFSFNETVDKAVIKPVAQGYDFVMPDPVQTGVSNFFANIADLWTGVNNLLQGKPVDALSDAGRVLVNSTLGILGLFDVATPMGLEKHEEDFGQTLGRWGVGDGAYVVLPILGPRTVRDTFGLAADIYVDPVRDADAHRGYRNTAIALRAIDTRANLLKAEDALEAAAIDKYAYVRDAYLQHRRSAIHDGNPPREADDSASLPSENLLTMEPLESTWTMMLVGAPEKSDVDAANASEPATEPVDTAAVSF
- a CDS encoding ABC transporter substrate-binding protein; the encoded protein is MFKRFVQLLMVAFAASAVAQANVLKAPDVLVKEVTEDVLTTLRTDPSIKAGDTAKTAELVETRVLPHFNFTRMTALALGKEWRATTPEQKKVLTEEFRTLLVRTYSNALTSYRNQTVDYRPFKMGAADTDVTVRTQINQPGGRPIPLDYALEKKEEGWKVYDVMVSGVSLVTNYRETFAAEIRAGGVDGLVKTLRAKNASTAPAPLPAPAAAAK
- a CDS encoding lipid asymmetry maintenance protein MlaB, producing the protein MIALDNGVLRVSGTMRLPEAMALRDAGLALLPSAKSIDLSAVEDVDSSAIAVLLAWERASGGSDGPLPVTGAPAGLTSLARLYEVSSYCGLDADDATAR